In the genome of Phragmites australis chromosome 9, lpPhrAust1.1, whole genome shotgun sequence, the window ttgtacaataaaaaataaataagacaaatttcattgtacacaatattgtgtacaatgaaatttgtcttatttattttccattgtACATGTAACTGCTTGAGTTAAATTTTTTAGAGAGATGGATTGTAATATCCTCTACAACATacttttttctagaattttttataactatttcaatagtattgaattttaagagtaatgaaaaatagtgctatttattttttaagctATCACCCGTTGGAATAGCAAtatctttatattttttaaaggtGTCACCCGTTCCTAAGGGCAAATGTAGTttagatgtgcaatattttgaaattgacatgttttttgtaaatattaaaaaaatctaaaaatttctaCATTGAGatatgaacataagtctagtgTTATAATATTTCAAAATGGGTGTAtgtatttgcaaatttttaatttaaaaataaaaaattctagcgAATCTGCTGAGGCCTTCCAAATAGCAGGCTTTGAAATGACCAAATGAGGCCCGTTAAACCCATAAGGACTATATTTTGGACAGGTTACCACAGAACTGCCACACCTGAACCGACATGACAACAAAAACTCTACACTCGGTGCCATAGCCTACAGCCACCGGGTCATTATTCATTAGATTGAGGTTTCAATGAACCAACCCATACGTGTACGGGAGTGTGCGGGATCTAAACATGTCTAGCTATTTGCTTCATCAAATTATACCATTTTATTCAGAGTGAGATGGTTTagattattaaaatatattgagAAGATGTTGTACTGAGTCGTGTGACAAAATCAGCCGAACAAATAGGTTCTGTCAACTCTGTAAATTACTTACGGTTAGTGATGATTAGTGACTATTAGTGTTTATTAAGgatttttagttaaatattatttacaattagatgttattaatcataactaattattattgTAGGTATTTAGTGATGATTGTTGATAGCTTAAATTATGATTAACTGAAATTAGTAATAATTAATATTAATTAACATAGTTTGTTGATAATAACCATacaaaaattattatttctataaaaaaaaattaaattctaTATAGATATAATACATAGATTTTAAGTAACTAAATACGTTCTCATATCATCCTATATATCCAACTAAATATATTCTCATACTATCTTATACAACTAATCAAACAACTTATTTATAGCATCTCATCCAGAACCATCCTATTCATTCAGAATGATCTTACCTCATTTAACTTCATTCaactaaccaaacacaccttaagttctagcaatttttttcttaagtTACTTACATACGAAGCACTAGAAATAAAGGGAGAATTTGTTATTAAAAAACCGGGGCGTCCCAGTTGGCTATCCATGTTATGATCAATTTTATCTTCAGAAAAATAAATAGACAAACAAGATAGAACACAAGCCTACCAGAAATCTGTATGCCTTCACCGACCACGCCACAAACATCTCCTTCACCAACCACGCCACAAACATCTCTTTCACCAACCACGCCAGATATGCCTTCTACCTCCACCCCAGTCCCACCGCCAACCACGCCACCAGCTCCTCCGCTTGTCCCGCGTCGTCGGCTCCTCCTCTTTGCCCCGCGCCGCCAGCTGCTCCACTTGTGACTTGCCCCGCACCGTCGGCTTCTCCTCTTGCCCCACatcctcgcccccccccccatggTTGCCCGTGCCGTCGGTCCCCTTGACCGTCCGCGTCATCGCCTTAGGTCCTCCAGTGCCCCCGCCCCTAGATTTAAGCGAGAGAGGGTTGGAGGAGAGGAAGGCCAATTGCGAGAGAGAGGGCTGGCACAGAGGGAGGCCGGCTGGAGAGAGAAGGAGGCCAgttgagagagaagaagagggaaaccgactaggagagagagggggtcgGCACAGAGGGAGGCCGACtggagagaagaagagggagggtCAGCCAACAACATCATTTTAATACTAGAAATTGGttaactatatattttataatactAGAAATGCTGCTACTCCATAAGTTAGCATCCTAAATGTTGTGGTTATCTTTTGCAAAGGATATAACCCAAAATGTCCGTTGCATAAAATAATTATCATGTTGTTCTACAACTTGTAGTATGTGAAGAAATAGATAATGAGCCATTCTAAacctaaataaagaaataagaaTTAGTTGAACCCAAGAGGATAAACAAAAATGATGAACAAACAAAATCAGACCATTACAAACCTATGATGAAAGAATGTTGGATCATAGGTAGAAGCATCTGAAAAGTAGTCTTCGTATAGCTTTCAATGCTCGGCTTCTCTGTTGTGGTTGATATAATGGCGTCCAAGCATGGAACCACCAGGTCGTGCAGTATTCATAAGCTCATATTGAGTTCGTGCTTGGTGTAGTGTAGCAAGAATGAGttcgtcgtcatcctcctcctctgacaATGATGAATCTAAGAGAAAACGATAACTTATTTCGGCCTGGGGGAACTGCACGAGAGTAAGACTTGATGAATGTCAACTAGGGTACTCGCATGTTATATGTAGAGTTGAAAGAAGTAGtcgttagaaaaaaaaagtagatgTTAGAAAAAAATAGTCGAGGAAACAAAGAGTAgccattagaaaaaaaaatctattggAACAAAGTAGCCGTCAGAAAAAATAGTCATAGGAAAAAATCATTAGAAATATAACTATTAGAATTAATTTGATAGTTATATGATAGTAGTAAAATACAGATAGGTGAAATATAAAGATCAAATTTTAAAGACTGATtggaaaatatagaaaaaaaatcagtttggaTAAAAAAAACCCTTATATAAAACTATAAAGGTTAAATATAAGTACTAGTCGGAGATAGCATGTGTGGAGTTTTCCACTCCATCCACGGTGCACCCTGTAAAAATCGAATGTTCGCATGCTCCAGTGCTTGTTCGGTTCGTGGGACCCACAAATGAATAGAAAAAATCCACGGCGTCTCTTGTGGTTCTTCTTTCCCTCGCcctcatctttctctctctcgttGTAAAGAAACTACAGCGCCTCCATCCATTGCCGCCGGATCCGGCATTCTCGCTCGCCGCCGACCACCAAAACGAGCTCCTCTCGTGCCCCTCTGCCAGTTTTCTCTGGTCCTCCCACCGCCGGCCTGCACTCTCGTCAATCGCGTGTCTCCGAATTAATACAAAAATTCTGCTGATACATCCGAATAATTAAACGTCGTCCCGGTTGCCCTCGGTTCAAACCGAAAACTCGGTTCGACTTGAGGAATTTCCCCTCTTTTTTCGATACTGGAGCAGTGTATAAATCGAACCAAACGACCTTCTCGGTTCGTTTTGGGACTACACTGGAGGTGCTCTTAAATGGCCGGCATAAGGAAGAGTGCGGTATCTTCCAAACCACGGCATTCAGCAACTGACATTGTCACGTCGCCGAGAACTTGTGCTCGTCAAGCTGTACATTGTTGGCACgcttgttttttaaaaaaatattggcaCGATTTAGAAAGCTCAGCTTTCTTGATAGTAGAAAGCTCAGCTTTCTTTCCTCGCAAAAAAATGAGAGTAGAAAGCCTACCTGTTGATTGCGTGTGTTCCAACCTACGCGTGGAAATATATTTTAACGAAAGAGAGATGAGTTAAATAATGGAGCGAAAGAGTCAAGAGTAggaccaaagaaaagaaaacaaatacaTTTGCTTTTACTTCTAGACGTTACTTAGAACGCATAAATTTCGTAAGAATTTTATAGAAAACGGTATAATTTCCGTAGAATTCTAGGAATTATTTCCACATGCCTTTTTAAATTCAGAGTTTCTCAGAGTGTATTATATTCAGAAACTCTTCGGCCAAATTTCTCAGACCGCCATTTCACTGCCCAGTGCCCGGCCCAAGCGAAGGGTATATGCGGAACTTGAAAAAAATTCCTGGGAAGCCCGTGCACCCCAGCACCGTAGCTCGATCCGCCCCTGCCCCGAAGGCGGTGGCGGCATGAGCGGCGGGGCGTCGCTGGGGCTCAGGTCGTCGGGGAGCTATGGATCGCTGCAGCAGTCAGGCTGCCAGTCGCCCACTCCGTCGCCGCCACTCGCCGCGCGGAAGCCCGCGAAGATGTCCCTCAGCGGCGCCGGCCGCGGCATCCTCTGCGCCCGGATCTGCAAGCTCGCCGGCCGTCGACAGCGGATGCTGCTCCTCTTCCTCGTCACCGTCGCCGTGGCATTCTGCTTCCTCTTCTCATCACTTGTCAATAGAGGTGGTCGTTGTCTTTTGCCTCATGCTCCATTTCTAATCCATGTGACTGTTGCAGTGGGGAACTAGATCAGATATTTTGACCAGTAATTGTTATTTTTTTCCGTTTTACATTGTGTAGTCAGTGAGTTCAGAAGAATGATGCAATGGGTGTTTTACGTAGAaatactttcttttttttttttgcttattttGACGATCCACAATACAGAAATGCAACTTGCAAGTGATGTTATCCTATGATTCACATAAATGTACCTTATGcacattttaaattttttcacaTGGGTTTATCGACTTTAGTGAGTGTTAATGTGCATTCTTTATTTTCCATCATCTTTGACTTTAGCTGACTGATATGATGCAAAGGGGATTAGTATATTATTCTCTAGCAATTCAGGTCACCCCGTGCAGTGTTATTGTTTATGTAATAGTCAAACTGGGCGATTTGCATTGGGTgattaaataataatattaggGTACGATCTGAAGTTTTGAATTCTTGGTTATGACTGTACATCAGCCAGTTTTCTGGAACTGAAGTACCCTGATATTGAAATCTATTGTGTTTGATCTAGTTGATGTAGCTTAGCTATTTCTGAAAGCTTATACCCAGTAATTAGCTTGAAGGATGGAACTGCCAGCGGTGATTGTGCTGTCAAATTTGTGCATTTGTGGTAACAGCTAGGTAGATGGATTCATGTTGCTAGAATTGTTTATTGTAAATCATTTGGTCAACTGCATGCTTGTGTTTACGCCTGGCCCTTCACCTTTTCAATATGCATTTCATTTCACTATAACTGACTAACGTATCGACATTTAACAATTCACTAGAATATGTTGGTCCTTCATTTTTAGCAGTGTCGATCTGCACATTTTGTCATGGTTACAATAACAATAGGTTGGTTTGGACTTTGGATCTAATTACTCCAGTGTCCTATTTAGGACTTAAAAGTGAGGACCTTATACCCCTCCTGGAGCTAAAGCATCACAGGCTTGAAAATTCGTCAAGGTCCTAACTGCTGAAATGTTCTATGTATTGCCAAATTAATGTTtcataaatttaaattttagaggGTGTCTTTTAGATGTCTTGTAGTAATTCATTTTATATGCTTGCTAGATTCTTGCCTCCGGTTTTGATTAACCTATTCCGTCACCATTACAAACTTATTGAAGGAGATAATGATCGACTTTAACCTTCATTTTTTGTgtattttttaatagttttcTAGTAATATGTCAGAAAAGAAATTTATCTGCTATTCTAGCTAACGCCAATAACATATTATTAAGCTTGcagtttcagactttcagttAAAGTCCATGTTGGTGATTCTATTGAATAGCTGTTGTCTAAGTGTCTAACCATGATAGTGTAGCATGATCTCATGTTTCTTGGCCAATATTGTGTGCTAAACATTATTATTTTGAATGGTAACTGAACCAAACTAATTTATTGTTCAAAGACGACATATCAAAGTATGGTGTAATCTTTAGTTGTAAGTAATGTCTTGcccaatgttttgttttactttTTCACCATCATAAGTTTCTTGCAACACTGAACTACAaaatcttctctctttttttttgtctattttAGATGAAGATGCACCACCTGGTACTGAGACCATGTTTGGATTTTCTGATCATGTCCGGAGTTTTGTGAATCCTGCTTGGACATCTTCGAGCAGACCAGTAGCCCAGAAAGATTCTTTGAGTGGGAATGGTCTGAATTCTTCATCACAGACAGAAAAGCAGTCTAACAACGGTCACGGAAAAGTTCAGGGTCTCTTGTCGAGTTTCCCACCAGCAGTTGTTCTGGATCACCATGCTTGTGAAAATTTCTCATTTTCTCCTCCACCTATTGATAGGAAACGCACTGGAGCACGACGTAAGCTTACAGTCTTGACTAATCCACTCAATGTTACAGAAGTTCTGAATCTAACTGAAGTATTTTAAACTTGTAGCCTGTCCGGTTTGTTATTTGCCTGTTGAGCAGGCCCTGACATTGAGACCAAGTGAACCATCAGCGTCACCTGTCCTTCAAAGCTTAAATTATTTGTTTGAGGAGAATTTGATTTTTGAAGAGTCAAATGGTGGTTCTTTGTTTGGAGGTTATCCATCCCAGGAGGAACGAGATAAGTCTTATGACATAAAAGAATCGATGACAGTACGTTGTGGGTACGTCCATAAATCTCATCTGCTTTAACTCTAGTATCAGTATCGCTGTTTACTGTAGCTACCCGTTTGTTTATCTTCAGATTTGTAAGAGGAAAGATACCTGGTCGCAATACTGGGTTTGATATAGATGAAGCTGATCTTTCTGAGATGCAGCAGTGCCAGAGGACTGTTGTTGCTTCTGCTATTTTTGGTAACCGCTTCTTCTATATATTTCAGTTCTAGTTACAAATCTCTTGTAAACTTTCTTCTTGTGCCTTTTCAGGAAATTATGATATAATGCAACAACCGGAAAGCATTAATGAATTTTCAAAGAATACTGTTTGCTTCTTCATGTTTCTCGATGAAGAAACAGAAGCTGCAATAAAGAACTTCACTACTATTGATCATACTAAAAGAATTGGGCTGTGGCGGGTGGTTGTCGTTCACAACCTTCCATACTCTGATGCAAGGCGCAATGGAAAGGTACCTGTACATTTGgttattttgatttttctcaGTAAACCTGTGGAGTATCAGGTACTCATGTCATGGATATGTATAGGctaatattatgtttagtgGCCAATGCAAATTATCAGTTATTTCTGTAACCAACATAATTATATGCAATGTACACATATGATGTTTATTTAGTATTATAGAACAAAACACATCTTGATCTAGATGGGTTGACTGTTGAGGTATGAGCAAGTCATGTGAATCTTCATTGTATGATGCTGAGTTGCTCATTATAAATGGTGGACTATTGCTCATGCTTTGAAGATGAATACATTTTTCATTCTTCTCCAAGTGAATATGTGAAAACGAGGCTGCTGACCCCCCATCATCCTTATCATCCCAAGTTCCCAACATATGCCTGACTTGAAATCCATTTTCTGTTGTTTTGTAAAAATGCGAAAAGCACCATGCTTATTGTGAATCAGCATCAACATTTTTTGCTGGGTTAGATTATATCATTTAAGGTGCCTGTGCTCTTTTCGTCAAACAGGTTCCAAAACTACTACTTCATCGGCTTTTTCCTAATGCGCGATATTCAATTTGGATTGATGGGAAACTTAAACTAGTGAGGGATCCTTATCAGGTATTAGAGAGGTAAAAATCTTGTTTTAACCGCACTCTTGACTCTCACATAGCTTAGGAAACATTTAGGTATGCCTGTCAGAAAGTAAGTTTGCTAGTTGCCAGTGGCACTAATGCTCCATTTGTTGTATCCATATTTAAGCTGCATTACAAGTTTATTTCGCTATAGTTTGTTTGATTGATCAAAGTCCTGCTTAATCTTTTGAGATCCACTCTCTTATTTCTAAATACACTATTATGTTACAGATTCTTGTGGAGGAAGAATGTTAGCTTTGCGATTTCCAGGCACTACAAACGCTTCGATGTCTTTGAGGAAGCTGAGGCCAACAAGGCTGGTGGAAAATATGATAACGCTTCAATTGATTACCAAATTGAGTTTTATAAAAGAGAAGGTTTAACCCATTATTCATCAGCTAAGCTTCCCATAACGAGTGGTAATTGCTTCTTGCCCCTAATTTCTGAGCTAATAATATTATAAGACTTCCGACATTATGCCTGCCTGCTATCAATATACTATGATTGACAGATGTCCCTGAGGGTTGTGTAATAATAAGGGAGCACATCCCCATAACCAACCTGTTCACATGCCTTTGGTTCAATGAAGTTGATCGTTTCACATCCAGAGATCAGCTAAGCTTTAGCACAGTTCGGGATAAAATAAGGTCGAGAGTTAATTGGACTGCAGACATGTTCCTGGATTGTGAAAGGCGCGATTTTGTTGTTCAGGTATTTTTAGTTAATCTTTTGTCTGGATTTCTGTACACTGTGTTGCTGTGATATACATTACTGATAGACAATAGTACTAGGATTTTGGCTCAGAGATAAATGAAAAGGGAAAACAAAACATGCTTTCCGATGATGTGTTTATTCAAGAACGCCTAACATGCCATTGTTCTTGTTACTGAGAACTTATTTTTTGTGTACAACGTTCTTACTTTTACAGACATACCACAGAGAACTGTTGGAACAAAGGCAGGCTGCCTTAAGAAGTCAGCCTCCCCCGCGGCCTCCTGCGGCGCTCATGCAACCTAGAAAGATGCTTCCAGACAATGCAGCAGAGGAACCTGGGAAATCTCCTGCAACTAAGAAGTTACCAGCAAAGCATACACGTGATAGGAAATCAAGCTCGAAACGAACTCATCGAACTAAAGTCGCCGGTGGGAAGGAATCGGTTCAACTGTAAATCTCATGGCAATTTTGCTCGTATACAATTGCGGATCCGACAAGCAGCATTCCTACATGGTTTTACTATTTAACCTCTATTCATGCTCTCTCCCAAAGGCTCAAAATTTTTGTTAGGAACTGTTGATAGAGAACTAAAATTCTTTGTTGTAAATAAACATttttgtcaaatatctaactaagGTATATACACATAAGGAGTATACTATATAAGTACGAGGTATGCCGTGTGTATATTTAACAACTTCGGATATTACGGAATCGAATCTGCGGTACCTATTACTTTCGGAATCTAGAAGGCCTCGGTTGCTTACTCAACTCGAGAAAACTAGTATTCATAACAGATTTATATATTCCGATGATAAAGACTCTTTATTAATTGTGGATGAATATGAGGCGGTATATCATCTCTATATAAGACGGGGATCTAGATCTCTGAGGAGAGCACTTTTTTCCGGTTACTTGAGGTAAGCATCATGATCTTGACACAGAAGGAACTTGGCTATTTTAGTTCTAGGTTAAGCTATATCTAatctactccttataatagATCAGTTATATTGTCTATACTCGAGGGAATACATATGcataatcatccacacatgACGTAAGATATTACTCCAACCGGGAgtccgaacctgtatatatCGCGTGTGCCTTGCTTCGTGTTCGATTTTTGATTCACAAAGATAACCTCGTTATTTTTCGGAtacattgtcaggaacaaatccATGACAGTTGGTGCGCCAAGTAGGGGGTCTTCTGTTTTTTAGATCTGACTATGTCTCAAGTGCACATCGGCACTGGATTCTCCAACAACGGCTTCTACGATCACTTTGGGCCAACAACGATCACCCTTGAATCGCCCTAGCTAGATTGGAGATCACATTCGAAACTATTGTCTTCTGTTGGGATCATCAAAGTGAACTGATCCACATTGGTATTATCGAGTCTAGACCATTGGACGCATATCGCGaagtgggacatctcgagtgggatcctagGGAGCCCAATGTTCTCTagtgcatggacaccgacaatGACGAGGATGGTGACGACGACTTCGTCGCTAGCCAGAGCAGCAAAACAGATCGACTCGTGTTCATGACTAGGGGAGTTGGTATCCCACATGCTGACCCAATGGCGGTAGATCCAAATGCCGTGGTGAACAATGACGCAGAGATTTTCGAGGAGCCAGCAGCGGTAGTCGCCTCTCATGGTACCAGCATTGCTGGCGATATGCTACCAGAGATATCTGCAATTGGAGCCTTACGTGTCATTGACACAACTCTCCATCGACGGATCGTAAGAGGTCAAGTACCTCCTAGTCTTCAACGATGACATCCGATGGGCACACCTCCATCGCCACTAGCTCAAACATCGAGGGACGAGCTCCCTCGGAATAGCAACCGCGTGGCAGCATCATCTCGACCACAGCCAAGTCTGGGCACTCTGGATGCTAATGTCCAGGGAGCCCAACTGATTCTGAGATATCTTCCGAAGTTGGATCCAGcgaatcctttaacccctatggttaatcaggtcaggaccctactcgatgcagcCCAGATCCAAGCTACTCGAGCGAACAATTCTAATAACTCTAGACGCCCTAGCCAGCAAGATGCCAGCTCGAGGAGCCACAGACGCGAGTATCTCCAAGTCGAGGGATCCCAGGCAGGAAGCTCGGGTGATCAAGTCTGAGCACCACTTTGCGAGCCCAACTTTAACAGCCCTATCCATAGGCGTAGGAACCAGGGAGACCTGAGGAATTGTATTCTCCACAATCGACATGATCTACGTATAGTGATAGACAACCGTCATGAGGAACGCCGCGATGACGACCATTGTCATTATGATCACCGATCTCCATGATAAGATGGTCGAcgtgactcccctgctcgaaggaaTAGGTGTGATAGTCCTCCCCCACCTCATCCTAAAGAATTTAATGGAGGCTGCGAAACTTTCGTACACTACCTTAGGTCGATACGATGGTTTGAGAAGTTCAAGTCAGGCCCAATCTAGAAGTATGATAgaagatcaatcccaacgagtggttacagTTCTATACCACGATTATTCGAGCAACAGGCGGTGATAATAAGGTAATGGATAATTATCTGTTGATCGCGCTCAATAGATGTGCCAGGTCCTAGTTGTTGAACCTACCTCCTAACTTGATACGATCGTGGaccgagttgaaggctcagttcatagtcCACTTCTAAAGCATATTCGAGTGACCAGGAATGGAGAACgatctccatcagctgaaccaaggTGAGGATGAATCACTCCAAGATTTCATTCATCGGTTAAATGATAGACATAGTTCGATCCCAGACATCTCCGACGAGTTAGCCATCATCGTCTTCAAGCGAGCCGTTCAGGACATAGATTTGCTCGGGAAGATGGCTACTGGGAAGATTCACAAAGACAAAGAGCTATTCGAGTTGGCCAACAAGTGTGCAAAGCGAGCGGAAGCCCAGGTACACACTAAAAATCCTTGatctggcaaggacaagtccgagtcctcgaagaacggGGGGAAGAACAAACCtagtgacaagcgcaagggtccagaTATGACAATAGCTGTGGTCAAAAGGAGCAAGTTGTGCAACACTAGGGCAACAAAAGCCTGAGTCAAGGTGGTAGGAAGTGGTTTCCCGTCCATCGGACCAGCCAACATGACTTCGACGAATGCCATATCATCAAAAAGAAGGTCGACAAAAAGCTCAAGGCTGTTGTTACTAAGCATAACAAAAAATAGGCCAAGCTGAACGTTAACGCTGACGAGCTCGAATTCCACAAGGCTGACCAAAGTATAGCACACATATTTGAAAGATCCACATCGTATGAATCTAAAAGGCAGTATAAGGCAGTCGAACGAGAGGTCAATTCGGCTCTAACTGGACCTAtttgatacctcaagtggttggAGGTTCCGATCACCTTTAATCAAGTTGACCACCTAGCCGCGGTTCCACACCCTAGTCGATACCCGGTTGTGGTTCAAttgactatcctcaacatcaaagtcgACCAAACTTTGGTCAATGGGGTAGTTTGgttaacctcatcttcgccaaaatcctagacaagatgggagttCAGACATCAGAGCTTAAGGTGGGAGTcaagcctttccatggcataacccccaactcatcgaccatgcccctAGACCAGATTGAGTTGCCGGTTATATTTGGCACGCCCGACAACATCCGAACAGAGAAACTTACCTTCAATGTCGCGAACTTCGAGACAACGTACAACGTGATCCTGGGGCGCCTAATGCTAGGCAAGTTTATAGCCATGGTGCACTATACATACAAGACACTCAAGATTccaggtcccaaagggggtCATAACTTTCAGGAGAGACCAACGCGCGTCAGTCAAGTTTGACAAGCAAAGCCTGTacatggtcgaacacttcagtcaAGTGGCAACCACTTATAAATGCGTGAATTCTAAGCGTCAGAAGTATCAAACCACCGTTGAGATCAAGGGCTCCAAGCTTGTAAGTCTTGCTGACACCTCCAAGTCTAACGATGCCGTCAAGGGTAAGACCAACGACAGTgctagcaacaaaaagactgATGGTAGCATCAAGGCGATGCCTCTCGACCCTTCTGAACCAGCCAAGACGATTAAGGTTGGGGTTAACCTCaaccccaaataggaattcgAGCTCATCACTTCCCTTCAGGAACCAAGATGTGTTCGTGTGGCAATTGTCTGGTATgcctggagtccctagggaagtgatcgagcatcgactagctgttaagcCCGACTCCAAACCTGTGATGCAGAAACAATGAAGATTTGCGgaggataggaagcaagctatCCGGGAGGAGATCGACAAACTTCTTAAAGTTTGTCACcctacatggctcgcaaatTTTGTCCTCGTCAAAAAGCTAATGGtggatggagaatgtgcgtcaacttcatcgacctcaacaaagcttgttcaaaagatcattttcctctTCCAAGCATCGACCAAATCGTTGACTCTATGGTGGGTTGTacattgctatgttttctagatgcctattcggggtatcaccaaattagcatgggaatagaggatgagtagaaaactacttttactactcctttcaatgtattttgctatgtaaagatgtcattcggtttaaaaaacactagtgctacttatcaacagtatattcaaaactgtctacaaccccaaattagACGCAATgtgaaagcttatgtcgatgataatGTAGTCAAGTCGAGAACCGGAGATGCTTTGATTGATGATCTCAAGGAGACGTTCGACAACCTCAAGAAGTATTGTATGATGCTCAATCAGAAGAAGTGCATGTTAGGCATTCTGTTTGGCAAACTTCTCGACTTCCTGGTGTtgagtcgaggcattgaggccaatccacgTAAAATCGAGGCTCTCAACCAGATGTGGTcgcctcgaacactgaaggaggttaaAAAATTAACATGATACATTGGAGCTCTTAGTCGATTTATTTtcaggatgggcgagcgagggatgcttttcttcaagttgttgaagaagCATGACCGGTTCGAGTGAACGAAAGAAGCGTAGCACGCCTta includes:
- the LOC133929241 gene encoding probable hexosyltransferase MUCI70, with the translated sequence MSGGASLGLRSSGSYGSLQQSGCQSPTPSPPLAARKPAKMSLSGAGRGILCARICKLAGRRQRMLLLFLVTVAVAFCFLFSSLVNRDEDAPPGTETMFGFSDHVRSFVNPAWTSSSRPVAQKDSLSGNGLNSSSQTEKQSNNGHGKVQGLLSSFPPAVVLDHHACENFSFSPPPIDRKRTGARPCPVCYLPVEQALTLRPSEPSASPVLQSLNYLFEENLIFEESNGGSLFGGYPSQEERDKSYDIKESMTVRCGFVRGKIPGRNTGFDIDEADLSEMQQCQRTVVASAIFGNYDIMQQPESINEFSKNTVCFFMFLDEETEAAIKNFTTIDHTKRIGLWRVVVVHNLPYSDARRNGKVPKLLLHRLFPNARYSIWIDGKLKLVRDPYQVLERFLWRKNVSFAISRHYKRFDVFEEAEANKAGGKYDNASIDYQIEFYKREGLTHYSSAKLPITSDVPEGCVIIREHIPITNLFTCLWFNEVDRFTSRDQLSFSTVRDKIRSRVNWTADMFLDCERRDFVVQTYHRELLEQRQAALRSQPPPRPPAALMQPRKMLPDNAAEEPGKSPATKKLPAKHTRDRKSSSKRTHRTKVAGGKESVQL